From Microbacterium sp. LWH11-1.2, one genomic window encodes:
- the pheA gene encoding prephenate dehydratase, whose product MRRVTERRTYSYLGPAGTFTEAALDQVAEARGQDWRPVHNVGEALDDVLEGRSDAAMIAIENSIEGGVSTTQDALATLPGLRIIGEYLVRVNFVLVAPRGTTLDQVEVIAAHPVAYAQCHGWLGAHVPSHSHVPAASNVASAIGVLDGTLPAQAAIAAPGIVKHYDVDVLAEGIGDNAQAVTRFVLVTRTTTPPEPTGADKTSLIVELPHDHPGSLLEMLEQFSTRGINLSLIESRPIGDELGRYRFVIDADGHIEHERMADALLGIRRFSPRVVFLGSYPRADRQIVQYPDRYADDVFVEARDWLRGILSGEPEA is encoded by the coding sequence GTGAGACGCGTGACTGAACGCCGCACCTACAGCTACCTCGGCCCCGCCGGAACCTTCACGGAGGCGGCACTCGACCAGGTCGCCGAGGCGCGAGGGCAGGACTGGCGCCCCGTGCACAACGTCGGCGAAGCGCTCGACGACGTGCTCGAGGGGCGCAGCGACGCCGCGATGATCGCGATCGAGAACTCGATCGAGGGCGGCGTCTCCACCACGCAGGACGCTCTCGCGACGCTGCCGGGTCTGCGGATCATCGGCGAGTACCTCGTGCGCGTGAACTTCGTGCTCGTCGCCCCGCGCGGCACCACGCTCGACCAGGTCGAGGTCATCGCGGCGCACCCGGTCGCCTACGCGCAGTGCCACGGCTGGCTCGGCGCGCACGTGCCGTCGCACTCGCACGTGCCGGCGGCCAGCAACGTGGCGTCCGCGATCGGCGTGCTCGACGGCACGCTTCCGGCGCAGGCCGCCATCGCGGCGCCCGGCATCGTGAAGCACTACGACGTCGACGTGCTGGCCGAGGGCATCGGCGACAACGCGCAGGCCGTGACGCGCTTCGTGCTCGTCACCCGCACCACGACGCCGCCCGAGCCGACCGGTGCCGACAAGACCTCGCTCATCGTCGAGCTCCCGCATGACCACCCCGGATCGCTCCTCGAGATGCTCGAGCAGTTCTCGACGCGCGGCATCAACCTGTCGCTGATCGAGTCGCGGCCGATCGGCGACGAACTCGGCCGCTACCGGTTCGTGATCGACGCCGACGGCCACATCGAGCATGAGCGGATGGCGGACGCCCTGCTCGGCATCCGCCGATTCAGCCCGCGCGTCGTCTTCCTCGGCTCCTACCCCCGCGCGGATCGGCAGATCGTGCAGTACCCCGATCGCTACGCCGACGATGTGTTCGTCGAAGCGCGCGACTGGCTGCGAGGCATCCTCTCGGGCGAGCCCGAGGCCTGA
- a CDS encoding methyltransferase, which produces MSSTKTLALWVAYGSNGVVGSIRHDEDGYVVTMTGSDAATGTYPSLASAKGALHSHMAPGSDWPRFQEH; this is translated from the coding sequence ATGAGCAGCACCAAGACCCTCGCCCTCTGGGTCGCCTACGGATCGAACGGAGTGGTCGGCAGCATCCGCCACGACGAAGACGGCTACGTCGTCACGATGACGGGATCGGATGCCGCGACGGGCACGTACCCGAGCCTCGCATCCGCCAAGGGCGCCCTGCACTCCCACATGGCGCCGGGCAGCGACTGGCCGCGCTTCCAGGAGCACTGA
- a CDS encoding molybdopterin oxidoreductase family protein, which produces MTDTHCPYCALQCAMTLTPAPDGPLPVSVAGRDFPTNRGGLCKKGWTSAELLGDAGRLTTPLMRGDDGELHPADWDAVLDLLAARLQGIAAEHGRDAIGVFGGGGLTNEKAYQLGKFARIALGTSRIDYNGRFCMSSAAAAANRSFGIDRGLPFPLTDLDTAETILMLGSNVGDTMPPFVSHLQGARARGGLIVVDPRRSSTARLCADGGGIHLQPVPGTDLPLLLALIHVVIAERLYDAGYVAQRTSGLEQLQQSVSSWWPERAETITGVPASRIREIARALARSGSAYILTGRGVEQHVDGTDTATAAINLALLLGLPGTPGSGYGTLTGQGNGQGGREHGQKADQLPGYRKITDPAARAHVAAVWGVDPDDIPGPGVPAVELLQGAGLPGGVKALLVHGSNVVVSSPNVATVRASLGRLDLLVVSDFFLSETARMADIVLPVLQWAEEEGTMTNLEGRVLRRRRAIAAPAGARSELWIMAELARRLDAPGEWSLEPSEVFDELARASAGGPADYSGLSHALLDLGVEAHWPFPVGSLGTPRLFADRFAHPDGRARLVAVRAREHEAADGGRLNLVTGRLLEQYQSGTQTRRVTELTAKRPALIAQLHPATARQHGIGEGDGLRIANHRGSVTARAELTRDIRPDTVFLPFHYPDAGSANLLTDDRVDPHSAMPEFKRALVSISPE; this is translated from the coding sequence ATGACCGACACCCACTGCCCCTACTGCGCGCTGCAGTGCGCGATGACTCTCACCCCGGCGCCCGACGGCCCCCTCCCGGTCAGCGTCGCCGGACGCGACTTCCCCACCAATCGCGGAGGCCTCTGCAAGAAGGGCTGGACATCGGCCGAGCTTCTCGGCGACGCCGGCCGGCTGACGACCCCGCTGATGCGCGGGGACGACGGCGAACTGCATCCCGCGGACTGGGATGCCGTCCTCGACCTGCTCGCCGCACGACTGCAGGGCATCGCGGCGGAGCACGGACGCGACGCGATCGGGGTGTTCGGCGGGGGCGGCCTCACGAACGAGAAGGCCTATCAGCTGGGCAAGTTCGCGCGCATCGCGCTCGGCACGTCACGGATCGACTACAACGGACGCTTCTGCATGTCGTCGGCCGCCGCGGCCGCGAACCGCTCGTTCGGCATCGATCGGGGTCTCCCGTTCCCGCTGACCGATCTCGACACGGCCGAGACGATCCTGATGCTCGGGTCGAACGTGGGCGACACGATGCCGCCCTTCGTCTCGCACCTGCAGGGCGCCAGGGCGCGCGGCGGTCTCATCGTCGTCGATCCCCGACGCAGCTCGACGGCCCGCCTCTGCGCCGACGGCGGCGGCATCCATCTCCAGCCCGTGCCCGGCACCGACCTGCCCCTTCTGCTGGCCCTCATCCACGTGGTCATCGCGGAGCGGCTGTACGACGCGGGATACGTGGCGCAGCGGACCTCCGGGCTCGAGCAGCTGCAGCAGTCCGTGTCGTCGTGGTGGCCGGAACGGGCGGAGACGATCACGGGTGTGCCGGCGTCGCGCATCCGCGAGATCGCCCGCGCGCTCGCCCGCTCAGGCTCCGCCTACATCCTCACCGGCCGCGGCGTCGAGCAGCACGTCGACGGCACCGACACCGCGACCGCCGCGATCAACCTCGCCCTGCTGCTCGGGCTCCCCGGCACCCCGGGCTCCGGGTACGGCACTCTCACCGGGCAGGGCAACGGGCAGGGCGGCCGCGAGCACGGCCAGAAGGCCGACCAGCTGCCGGGATACCGCAAGATCACCGACCCCGCAGCCCGCGCGCACGTCGCCGCCGTGTGGGGTGTGGATCCCGATGACATCCCCGGGCCGGGCGTTCCGGCCGTGGAGCTGCTGCAGGGCGCGGGCCTCCCCGGCGGAGTGAAGGCGCTGCTCGTGCACGGCTCGAACGTCGTGGTCTCCTCGCCGAACGTCGCGACGGTCCGTGCGTCTCTGGGGCGCCTCGACCTGCTCGTGGTGTCGGACTTCTTCCTCTCCGAGACGGCGCGGATGGCCGACATCGTCCTCCCGGTGCTGCAGTGGGCCGAGGAGGAGGGCACCATGACCAACCTCGAGGGGCGCGTGCTCCGGCGCCGGCGGGCCATCGCAGCGCCGGCGGGCGCGCGCAGCGAGCTGTGGATCATGGCCGAGCTCGCCCGGCGCCTCGACGCTCCCGGCGAGTGGAGTCTCGAACCGTCCGAGGTCTTCGACGAGCTCGCCCGCGCCTCCGCCGGCGGCCCCGCGGACTACTCCGGCCTCAGCCATGCCCTGCTCGACCTCGGGGTCGAGGCGCACTGGCCCTTCCCGGTCGGCAGCCTCGGCACACCGCGTCTCTTCGCCGACCGCTTCGCCCACCCCGACGGCCGCGCGCGACTGGTCGCGGTGCGGGCCCGCGAGCACGAGGCGGCGGACGGAGGCCGACTCAACCTCGTCACGGGGCGACTGCTCGAGCAGTATCAGAGCGGCACGCAGACCCGCCGCGTCACCGAGCTCACCGCCAAGCGCCCGGCGCTCATCGCGCAGCTGCATCCCGCCACGGCCCGGCAGCACGGCATCGGCGAGGGCGACGGCCTCCGCATCGCGAACCACCGCGGCAGCGTCACCGCGCGTGCCGAGCTGACGCGCGACATCCGTCCGGACACCGTGTTCCTGCCCTTCCACTACCCGGATGCCGGCAGCGCGAACCTGCTGACCGACGACCGCGTCGACCCCCATTCGGCCATGCCCGAGTTCAAGCGCGCCCTGGTGAGCATCTCCCCGGAGTGA
- a CDS encoding FAD-dependent oxidoreductase translates to MRIVVVGAGPVGIRFAEELLPLVSAGRATVTVVGAETADPYNRVLIGEYAVGEVAASELTLTTAAGLPGIDLRLGARAERIDRDAQRVVLGDGSAVSYDRLVLATGARPIIPTLDGLHTVGPDDSGLDARLTTGVCVLRDLSDAAQVREVVERGGRVVVLGAGVLGIELAMLLADAGATPAVAHFGPIPMPRQLDRGSASVLSSALASAGVALVPHTRAEGVIVREDENGERRFRALVSSDAKHIEGDLLVLSCGVRARTELAEDAGLRVGNGVLVDSDLRSWTDQRIHAIGDCAHIADPELHLHEKRVPGGPNGLVGPGWRQASWLAARITAELDAALDTGLDTAEDHAPFREDQPGVVVLKGKLVDLVSAGDVSADPFAPVPAGEDAPGIAVWADPEHGTYVKMATRSGVLTGFVSVGMPRTAAELSVLYLRGGELPADRSLLLRLDDADEVETASGRDATLCICNDVTVGQVEDAIDDGCGTVAEVGGCTRAGTGCGGCRARIAELVHAHAAATA, encoded by the coding sequence GTGCGGATCGTCGTCGTCGGCGCAGGTCCCGTCGGAATCCGGTTCGCGGAGGAGCTCCTGCCGCTCGTCTCCGCCGGCCGTGCGACGGTCACGGTGGTCGGCGCCGAGACGGCAGATCCGTACAACCGCGTGCTGATCGGCGAGTACGCCGTCGGGGAGGTCGCGGCATCCGAGCTCACGCTCACCACGGCGGCCGGCCTGCCGGGGATCGATCTGCGGCTCGGCGCCCGCGCCGAGCGCATCGATCGTGACGCGCAGCGGGTCGTCCTCGGCGACGGGTCCGCCGTCTCCTACGACCGGCTCGTGCTCGCCACGGGCGCCCGGCCGATCATCCCGACGCTGGACGGGCTGCACACCGTGGGCCCGGACGACAGCGGCCTCGACGCACGCCTGACGACGGGCGTGTGCGTGCTGCGCGACCTGTCGGACGCCGCCCAGGTGCGCGAGGTCGTGGAACGCGGCGGGCGCGTGGTCGTCCTCGGCGCCGGCGTGCTCGGCATCGAGCTGGCCATGCTCCTCGCGGATGCGGGCGCGACACCGGCCGTGGCGCACTTCGGACCGATCCCGATGCCGCGGCAGCTCGATCGCGGCTCGGCCTCGGTCCTGTCCTCCGCCCTGGCATCCGCGGGCGTCGCGCTGGTGCCGCACACCCGCGCCGAGGGCGTGATCGTCCGCGAGGACGAGAACGGGGAGCGCCGCTTCCGCGCACTCGTCAGCTCCGACGCCAAGCACATCGAGGGCGACCTGCTCGTGCTCTCGTGCGGCGTACGGGCGCGGACAGAGCTCGCCGAGGACGCCGGGCTCCGCGTCGGGAACGGCGTGCTGGTCGACAGCGACCTGCGGTCGTGGACAGACCAGCGCATCCACGCGATCGGCGACTGCGCCCACATCGCCGATCCGGAGCTCCACCTGCACGAGAAGCGCGTGCCCGGCGGTCCGAACGGCCTCGTCGGACCGGGCTGGCGCCAGGCCTCCTGGCTGGCCGCCCGCATCACCGCCGAGCTCGACGCCGCTCTCGACACCGGTCTCGACACCGCAGAGGATCACGCTCCGTTCCGCGAGGATCAGCCCGGTGTCGTGGTGCTCAAGGGCAAGCTCGTCGATCTCGTCTCGGCCGGCGACGTCTCGGCCGATCCGTTCGCGCCCGTCCCGGCCGGCGAGGACGCCCCGGGCATCGCGGTGTGGGCCGACCCGGAGCACGGCACCTACGTGAAGATGGCGACCCGCAGCGGGGTCCTGACCGGATTCGTCTCCGTGGGGATGCCGCGCACCGCGGCCGAGCTGAGCGTGCTGTACCTGCGCGGTGGCGAGCTGCCCGCCGATCGCTCGCTGCTGCTCCGCCTCGACGACGCCGACGAGGTCGAGACGGCGAGCGGCCGCGACGCCACCCTCTGCATCTGCAACGACGTGACGGTCGGACAGGTCGAGGACGCGATCGACGACGGCTGCGGCACGGTGGCCGAGGTCGGAGGCTGCACGCGTGCCGGCACCGGATGCGGCGGATGCCGTGCCCGCATCGCCGAACTCGTCCACGCGCACGCGGCGGCGACGGCATGA
- a CDS encoding MFS transporter, whose translation MSQTLGNTRVDSATTLTRRDGRWIDGWNPEDAVFWAAEGRAIARRNLGWSIFAEFLGFIVWQLWSIVVVLLPNAGFTLTTTESFWLISLPSLVGATLRFPYTFLVARFGGRNWTIVSALLLLIPAGLLGVVVQNPETPFGILLLVAALAGFGGGNFASSMSNITYFFPQKEKGWALGLNAAGGNLGTAVAQLAVPIVVSLTAALTFNLSFAGWMWIPLILLAAWGAWRYMDNLSSAKADFAGAAAALREPHLWVLALLYIGTFGSFIGFSSVFPKLIADTFPEYSSFQVGTASLSLAFLGALVGSLARPYGGKLADRFGGARMTIAAFGLMIAGALSLLLTLEMNSFALFLGCFLLLFVAAGLGNGATYRMIPNVFAARGAATAGDPLTVSTQRKAAAALGLISAIGAYGGFVIPQVLAAAKNASGSYAPAFAGFVGAYVVLLVITVLVYAIPRASLAGHRI comes from the coding sequence ATGTCTCAGACGCTCGGAAACACCAGGGTCGATTCGGCCACCACCCTCACCCGCCGCGACGGTCGCTGGATCGACGGCTGGAACCCGGAGGACGCCGTCTTCTGGGCCGCGGAGGGCCGCGCGATCGCCCGCCGCAACCTCGGCTGGTCGATCTTCGCCGAGTTCCTCGGCTTCATCGTCTGGCAGCTGTGGAGCATCGTGGTCGTGCTGCTGCCGAACGCCGGCTTCACGCTCACCACCACGGAGTCGTTCTGGCTCATCTCGCTGCCGAGCCTTGTCGGCGCCACCCTGCGTTTCCCGTACACGTTCCTCGTCGCACGGTTCGGGGGCCGCAACTGGACCATCGTCTCCGCCCTGCTGCTGCTGATCCCAGCCGGCCTCCTCGGCGTCGTGGTGCAGAATCCCGAGACGCCGTTCGGCATCCTGCTGCTCGTCGCAGCCCTCGCCGGGTTCGGCGGCGGCAACTTCGCGAGCTCGATGTCGAACATCACCTACTTCTTCCCGCAGAAGGAGAAGGGATGGGCGCTCGGCCTGAACGCCGCCGGCGGCAACCTCGGCACCGCGGTCGCCCAGCTCGCCGTGCCGATCGTCGTGTCGCTCACCGCCGCCCTGACCTTCAACCTGTCGTTCGCCGGATGGATGTGGATCCCGCTCATCCTCCTCGCCGCCTGGGGAGCCTGGCGCTACATGGACAACCTGTCCTCCGCGAAGGCCGACTTCGCGGGTGCCGCCGCGGCCCTGCGCGAACCGCACCTGTGGGTGCTGGCCCTGCTCTACATCGGCACGTTCGGATCCTTCATCGGGTTCTCCAGCGTGTTCCCCAAGCTGATCGCCGACACCTTCCCGGAGTACTCGTCGTTCCAGGTCGGCACCGCCTCGCTCTCGCTCGCGTTCCTCGGCGCGCTGGTCGGATCGCTTGCCCGCCCCTACGGCGGCAAGCTCGCCGACCGCTTCGGCGGGGCGCGCATGACGATCGCCGCATTCGGCCTGATGATCGCCGGCGCTCTCTCGCTGCTGCTCACGCTCGAGATGAACAGCTTCGCGCTCTTCCTCGGATGCTTCCTGCTGCTGTTCGTCGCCGCCGGCCTCGGCAACGGCGCGACCTACCGGATGATCCCGAACGTGTTCGCCGCCCGGGGCGCCGCCACCGCGGGCGACCCTCTGACGGTGAGCACGCAGCGCAAGGCCGCCGCGGCACTCGGGCTGATCTCGGCGATCGGCGCATACGGCGGGTTCGTCATCCCGCAGGTGCTGGCCGCCGCGAAGAACGCGAGCGGCTCCTACGCTCCGGCCTTCGCGGGCTTCGTCGGCGCCTACGTCGTGCTGCTCGTGATCACCGTCCTCGTCTACGCGATCCCGCGCGCCTCGCTCGCCGGACACCGGATCTGA
- a CDS encoding DUF6457 domain-containing protein has translation MTDQPRHLPVDALEDWTAAVCTRLGLDRSDVDAALILDLARDVAHGVARPAAPLSAFLAGLAAGRAGGSPTDAAAAAAAISELAAGWRTADDHA, from the coding sequence ATGACAGACCAGCCGCGGCATCTCCCCGTCGACGCCCTGGAGGACTGGACCGCGGCGGTGTGCACCCGCCTGGGTCTGGATCGCTCCGACGTCGACGCGGCGCTCATCCTCGACCTGGCTCGCGACGTCGCGCACGGCGTCGCCCGCCCCGCCGCGCCGCTGAGCGCGTTCCTCGCCGGACTGGCGGCCGGCCGTGCCGGAGGAAGCCCGACCGACGCCGCTGCCGCCGCAGCCGCGATCAGCGAGCTCGCCGCCGGCTGGCGCACCGCGGACGATCACGCCTGA
- a CDS encoding molybdenum cofactor guanylyltransferase, with protein MTAPALPHATGGVAAIILAGGRASRLGGADKPQLVVDGETLLDHALRAVSWCDPLIVVGPPASVRAEVVWTRETPAFGGPVAAIAAGLAHVDREEVCVLAADTPRAVEAVALLRAHPTGDADGSCLADADGVQWLIGRYRTATLRRAVEALPDGGRDASIRSLVSGLRLDLVNAGDLAADVDTWDDLERARARAAQAAQAAQAAQAAQAAQVRGRTDQEAT; from the coding sequence ATGACCGCTCCCGCCCTTCCGCACGCCACCGGCGGCGTCGCCGCGATCATCCTCGCCGGCGGGCGCGCCTCCCGTCTGGGCGGAGCCGACAAGCCGCAGCTCGTCGTGGACGGCGAGACCCTGCTCGATCATGCGCTGCGCGCGGTGTCGTGGTGCGATCCCCTCATCGTGGTCGGACCGCCGGCATCCGTGCGCGCAGAGGTCGTCTGGACCCGGGAGACGCCCGCGTTCGGCGGCCCGGTGGCCGCGATCGCCGCCGGCCTCGCGCATGTCGACCGGGAGGAGGTCTGCGTCCTCGCCGCCGACACCCCGCGCGCCGTGGAGGCGGTCGCGCTGCTCCGCGCGCATCCGACGGGTGACGCCGACGGGAGCTGTCTCGCGGATGCCGACGGCGTGCAGTGGCTGATCGGGCGGTACCGCACCGCCACGCTGCGCCGTGCTGTCGAGGCGCTTCCCGACGGCGGCCGCGACGCCTCGATCCGCTCCCTCGTCTCGGGGCTGCGCCTGGACCTGGTGAACGCCGGCGACCTGGCGGCGGACGTCGACACATGGGACGATCTGGAGCGTGCGAGAGCGCGAGCCGCTCAGGCCGCTCAGGCCGCTCAGGCCGCTCAGGCCGCTCAGGCCGCTCAGGTACGAGGACGCACGGATCAGGAGGCGACATGA
- the glp gene encoding gephyrin-like molybdotransferase Glp, whose product MRAASPPSGARAMRRTVEEHLEVVLSAVALLPAVTVSLDDAVGRTLASPVLARVDVPLFDNSAMDGYAARHEDVAAADAEHPVTVRIVADIPAGSPVDPPLAAGEVARIMTGAPVPSAATVVIPVEDTHGGFAQSPITAIVTGAPRSEGAHIRRRGEDVRAGDEVAPAGIVVGALQATAFAASGVDRVDVRRRPRVAVISTGSELAPPGGVFARGQIPESNSVLLAASCREAGADLVSVTTVTDDDTAFDAAFAHAVDDLGADLVVTSGGVSAGAYEVVRSVLSDRIAFVSVAMQPGEPQAFGRVGDALVFGLPGNPVSVAMSFEAFVRPALLALQGRAELQRPTMRLPVAAGWRTKQGRRQFVPARIDRDPTGWTVRPATAGGSGSHLAAGLAQAEAYVVVPEDVATVSAGDLVDVVLLS is encoded by the coding sequence ATGCGCGCCGCCTCTCCCCCGTCCGGCGCGCGCGCGATGCGCCGCACCGTGGAGGAGCACCTCGAGGTCGTCCTGTCGGCCGTCGCCCTTCTGCCCGCCGTGACCGTGTCGCTCGACGACGCCGTGGGACGCACGCTCGCCTCCCCCGTGCTCGCCCGCGTCGACGTGCCGCTGTTCGACAACTCGGCCATGGACGGCTACGCCGCCCGTCACGAGGACGTCGCCGCCGCAGACGCCGAGCACCCGGTGACGGTGCGCATCGTCGCCGACATCCCGGCGGGCTCGCCCGTCGATCCGCCCCTCGCTGCGGGTGAGGTCGCCAGGATCATGACCGGCGCTCCCGTTCCCTCGGCGGCGACCGTGGTGATCCCCGTGGAGGACACCCACGGCGGATTCGCGCAGTCGCCGATCACCGCGATCGTGACCGGCGCGCCGCGGAGCGAGGGCGCGCACATCCGGCGACGCGGTGAAGACGTGCGAGCCGGCGACGAGGTCGCTCCTGCCGGCATCGTCGTGGGCGCCCTGCAGGCGACCGCCTTCGCGGCATCCGGTGTGGATCGGGTCGACGTGCGGCGGCGTCCGCGCGTCGCCGTCATCTCCACCGGCAGCGAGCTCGCCCCGCCCGGCGGCGTCTTCGCCCGCGGGCAGATCCCCGAGTCCAACTCGGTCCTGCTCGCGGCCTCGTGCCGGGAGGCCGGCGCCGACCTCGTCTCGGTGACGACGGTGACCGACGACGATACGGCGTTCGACGCGGCCTTCGCGCATGCCGTCGACGACCTCGGCGCCGACCTCGTCGTGACGTCCGGCGGGGTCAGCGCCGGGGCGTACGAGGTCGTCCGCAGCGTGCTGAGCGACCGGATCGCCTTCGTCTCCGTGGCCATGCAGCCGGGCGAGCCGCAGGCGTTCGGACGGGTCGGCGATGCGCTCGTGTTCGGCCTTCCCGGAAACCCGGTGAGCGTCGCGATGTCGTTCGAGGCGTTCGTGCGCCCTGCCCTGCTGGCGCTGCAGGGCCGGGCGGAGCTGCAGCGGCCCACGATGCGGCTGCCCGTCGCGGCCGGATGGCGCACGAAGCAGGGGCGTCGACAGTTCGTTCCTGCGCGCATCGACCGGGATCCGACGGGATGGACGGTGCGGCCGGCGACCGCGGGCGGATCCGGCTCGCACCTGGCGGCCGGACTGGCGCAGGCGGAGGCCTACGTGGTGGTTCCGGAGGATGTCGCGACCGTGAGCGCCGGCGACCTGGTCGACGTCGTGCTGCTCTCATGA
- a CDS encoding LLM class flavin-dependent oxidoreductase, which yields MSEIALSVLDLVPVRTGQTSAEAIASSLSLAETADRLGYRRYWFAEHHNMPAVASTTPPVLIAAAATRTSQLRLGSGGVMLPNHAPLIVAEQFAALEAIAPGRIDLGLGRAPGSDPVITQLLRGSGTTSDVEQFPRHVQDIAALVSGEGATVRFTSGGEYTVRATPAATGAPEVWLLGSSDYSAQLAAAQGLPYVFANHFSGQGLERALDLYRTGYQPSEEHPAPRTFLTVNVVAAPTAEEAEARALPQLRMMARLRLNQPLVALETVEEAVAAETDAVTDQVIQAARSRWFVGTGASVAAEVRAFAETYGVDEVMLSPVAASYESEPRTTSPGRAQTLELIAAAL from the coding sequence ATGTCTGAAATCGCTCTCTCCGTCCTCGACCTCGTCCCGGTGCGCACCGGCCAGACCAGCGCCGAGGCCATCGCCTCCTCGCTCTCGCTGGCGGAGACCGCCGACCGGCTCGGCTACCGCCGCTACTGGTTCGCCGAGCATCACAACATGCCGGCGGTCGCCTCCACGACGCCCCCGGTGCTGATCGCGGCGGCTGCGACCCGCACTTCGCAGCTGCGCCTCGGATCCGGCGGCGTCATGCTCCCGAACCACGCTCCGCTGATTGTCGCCGAGCAGTTCGCGGCTCTCGAGGCCATCGCCCCCGGACGCATCGACCTCGGTCTCGGGCGTGCTCCGGGCAGCGACCCTGTGATCACCCAGCTGCTCCGCGGTTCCGGCACCACGAGCGACGTCGAGCAGTTCCCGCGTCATGTGCAGGACATCGCGGCGCTCGTCTCCGGCGAGGGGGCGACCGTGCGGTTCACCTCCGGCGGCGAGTACACGGTCCGTGCGACGCCCGCCGCGACCGGTGCACCCGAGGTCTGGCTCCTCGGGTCGAGCGACTACTCCGCCCAGCTCGCGGCCGCCCAGGGCCTGCCCTACGTGTTCGCGAACCACTTCTCGGGTCAGGGTCTCGAGCGTGCGCTCGATCTCTACCGCACCGGCTACCAGCCCAGCGAGGAGCACCCGGCCCCGCGCACGTTCCTCACGGTCAACGTCGTCGCCGCACCGACCGCCGAAGAGGCGGAGGCGCGCGCGCTGCCGCAGCTGCGCATGATGGCGCGCCTGCGCCTGAACCAGCCGCTGGTCGCGCTGGAGACCGTCGAGGAGGCCGTCGCCGCCGAGACGGATGCCGTCACCGACCAGGTCATCCAGGCGGCGCGCTCGCGCTGGTTCGTCGGGACGGGCGCGTCGGTCGCCGCCGAGGTCCGCGCGTTCGCCGAGACCTACGGCGTCGACGAGGTCATGCTGTCGCCCGTCGCGGCTTCGTACGAGTCGGAGCCGCGGACCACCTCTCCCGGGCGTGCGCAGACGCTCGAGCTGATCGCCGCCGCACTCTGA
- a CDS encoding MarR family transcriptional regulator, with translation MPEKASTRDAAIARQGEVMREFMARSVLFQEAVARSGGLNGTDLQAVGLLLSEGPATPGELAARSGLTAGGAVTAMIDRLERAGFVTRTRDETDRRRVIVSAVPETVMARVGHIYGRVAERWNDYLDTLTDEQIEFANELLDRAATINREEIETLRDETRGPSSRAPRT, from the coding sequence ATGCCGGAGAAAGCGTCAACGCGCGATGCCGCGATCGCTCGTCAGGGCGAGGTGATGCGCGAGTTCATGGCCAGGTCGGTGCTGTTCCAGGAGGCCGTGGCGCGCTCGGGCGGCCTCAACGGCACCGACCTCCAGGCGGTGGGCCTGCTGCTGAGCGAGGGCCCGGCGACCCCCGGGGAACTCGCCGCGCGCTCGGGCCTGACCGCCGGAGGCGCGGTCACCGCCATGATCGACCGTCTCGAGCGGGCGGGCTTCGTCACCCGCACCCGCGACGAGACCGATCGCCGCCGCGTGATCGTCTCCGCGGTCCCCGAGACCGTGATGGCACGGGTCGGGCACATCTATGGGCGGGTCGCGGAACGCTGGAACGACTATCTCGACACCCTGACCGACGAGCAGATCGAGTTCGCGAACGAGCTGCTCGATCGCGCGGCGACCATCAACCGCGAGGAGATCGAGACCCTCCGCGATGAGACGCGCGGACCGTCCTCTCGCGCACCGCGGACCTGA